The nucleotide window ACCCCCGGGGCCTCTGCCACGCCGACCTGGTTTTAATCGGCGTCTCCCGGACTTCTAAAACACCGGTGTGCATGTACCTGGCCCACAAGCGCCTGCGGGCCGCCAACCTGGCCTTGGTTCCGGAGGTGCCCCTGCCGGAAGAATTGCTAACACTACCGGCGGAAAAGATAATAGGGCTGACTATAGATGCCGAGAAATTATACCAGATCCGCCAGGAGCGTTTGAAAACCCTGGGTTTACCGGGTGAGGCCGGTTATGCTAACCGCAGCCGCATCGAAGAAGAACTGGCCTATGCCCGGGAAGTAATGGCAAAATTAGGTTGCCCGGTAATCGACGTTACCAATAAGGCCGTCGAGGAGACGGCCGATAAAATACTCCAAATCTATTATCGGAGGGAAGGTTATGGCAAATAAAAAGTACGTTTACCTGTTTAGCGAAGGTAGGGCTGACATGCGGCGCCTCCTCGGGGGGAAAGGTGCCAACCTCGCCGAGATGACCAACATCGGCCTGCCCGTGCCCCAGGGAATTACCATCACCTGCGAGGCATGTAATGAATACAACCGCCTGGGACAGCAGTTTCCGCCCGGTCTGGAGGAGGAAGTCGCCGCCCGCCTGAAGGATCTCGAGGCTATCAACGGCAAAAAACTCGGCGACCCCGAGAATCCCCTGCTCGTCTCCGTCCGTTCCGGGGCGCCCGTATCCATGCCCGGCATGATGGACACTATCTTAAACCTCGGTTTAAACGATGAGTCGGTCAAGGGCCTGGCCGCCCAGACGGGTGACGAGCGCTTTGCCCTGGACTGCTACCGCCGCTTCATCCAGATGTTTGGCAATGTGGTCTTAGGCATAGAACATAACAATTTTGAAGCTGTCCTGGAAAAACATAAAGAGCGCCTGGGTGTCAAATTTGACAACGAGTTGACCCCGGAAGCTTTGCGCGAGGTTATTGCGGAGTACAAGGATGTCGTCAAGAGCCACAGCGGTCGCGATTTCCCCCAGGATCCCAAAGAACAGCTCTACATGGCCATCCGCGCCGTCTTCAACTCCTGGAACAACCCGCGGGCCATCGTCTACCGCAAGATCAATAAAATCGCCGATGACCTGGGCACCGCTGTCAACATCCAGACCATGGTCTTCGGCAACATGGGCAACACCAGCGGTACCGGCGTGGCCTTTACCCGTAACCCCTCCACCGGGGAGAAGGGCGTTTACGGCGAGTATCTCATCAACGCCCAGGGCGAGGACGTGGTGGCCGGCATCCGCACGCCCAAACCCATCAGCACCCTGAAAGAAGAAATGCCCGAGGTTTACCGCCAGTTCGAAGAGATATGCGAGCTGCTGGAGAAGCACTACCGCGACATGCAGGACATCGAGTTTACCATTGAGAAGGGTAAGCTCTACATCCTCCAGACCCGCAACGGCAAGCGCACGGCGGCCGCAGCCGTTAAAATCGCCGTCGATATGGTGAACGAAGGCCTGATTACCAAAGAAGAAGCGGTCCTCCGCGTCGAGGCCGACCAGTTAGGCCAGCTCATGCACCGCCGCATCGATCCCAAAGCCAAACTCCAGGTCATTGCTAAAGGCCTTCCGGCTTCCCCAGGCGCCGCCTCTGGTCAGGTGGTTTTTGATGCCGATGAAGCCGAAAAGATGGGCCTTGACGGCCAAAAGGTAATACTCGTGCGTACCGAAACCACTCCCGACGACATCCACGGCATCGTCCAGGCCCAGGGGGTTCTCACAGCCCGGGGCGGCATGACCAGCCACGCCGCCGTAGTGGCCCGGGGTATGGGCAAACCGGCCGTCACCGGCTGCGACGCCATTAAGATTGATGTGGAAAATAAACGCTTCTTTATCGGCGACCTGGTCATCAAAGAAGGGGACGTCATTTCCATCGACGGTTCCACGGGCAACGTCATGCTGGGCGAAGTCCCTCTGATTGACCCGCAGCTGACCGGTGAATTTGAAACCATCCTGGAGTGGGCCGACTCCTTCCGCCGTCTCAAAGTCCGCGCCAACGCCGACACGCCGGAAGACGCCCGGAGGGCCCGGGAGTTCGGCGCCGAGGGCGTCGGTCTCTGCCGGACGGAGCACATGTTTATGCAGGTTGACCGCTTGCCCGTTGTCCAGGAGATGATCCTGGCCAAGACCAAAGAAGAACGCGAAGCGGCCCTGGCCAAACTCCTGCCCATGCAGCAGGGCGACTTCTACGGGATCCTCAAAGCCATGGAAGGCCTGCCGGTGACCATCCGTCTCCTCGACCCGCCCCTGCACGAGTTCCTGCCTAATATCGAAGAGCTGCTGGTGGAAGTCACCAGGCTGCAGGCGACAGGCGGCGATCCCAAAGAGCTGGAAGAAAAGCAGGCCCTCCTGCGCGAGGTGCGGGCGCGGCACGAATTCAACCCCATGCTGGGCCACCGCGGCTGCCGCTTAGGTATTACCTATCCGGAGATCTACGCCATGCAGGCCCGGGCCATTTTCCAGGCCGTCGCCCAGCTGGTGAAAGAAGGGGTTAAAGTCCTGCCGGAAGTGGAGATCCCGCTGGTCATCCATGTCAACGAGTTAAAGCGCCTCCACGAGCTGGTGGATAAGGTGGCTGCAGAGGTAAAGAAGGAAACGGGCGTCGACTTTGAATACAAGGTCGGTACAATGATCGAAATGCCGCGGGCCTGCGCCACGGCCGATGAAATCGCCAGGGAAGCCGAGTTCTTCTCCTTCGGCACCAACGACCTGACCCAGACCACCTTCGGCTTCAGCCGGGATGATGCCGAGGGCAAATTCCTGCATCAGTATGTAGACGAGAAGATCCTGAAAGAGGATCCCTTCATCGTCCTCGACCGCGACGGCGTGGGCAAATTCATGAAGATGGCCGTGGAACTCGGCCGCAGCACCAATCCCAGACTGGAAGTCGGCATCTGCGGCGAACATGGCGGTGAACCCAGCTCGGTGGAGTTCTGCCACCAGATCGGTTTGAACTACGTCAGCTGCTCACCCTTCCGGGTGCCGGTAGCGCGCCTTGCCGCCGCCCAGGCCGCGTTGAAGGA belongs to Moorella humiferrea and includes:
- the ppdK gene encoding pyruvate, phosphate dikinase is translated as MANKKYVYLFSEGRADMRRLLGGKGANLAEMTNIGLPVPQGITITCEACNEYNRLGQQFPPGLEEEVAARLKDLEAINGKKLGDPENPLLVSVRSGAPVSMPGMMDTILNLGLNDESVKGLAAQTGDERFALDCYRRFIQMFGNVVLGIEHNNFEAVLEKHKERLGVKFDNELTPEALREVIAEYKDVVKSHSGRDFPQDPKEQLYMAIRAVFNSWNNPRAIVYRKINKIADDLGTAVNIQTMVFGNMGNTSGTGVAFTRNPSTGEKGVYGEYLINAQGEDVVAGIRTPKPISTLKEEMPEVYRQFEEICELLEKHYRDMQDIEFTIEKGKLYILQTRNGKRTAAAAVKIAVDMVNEGLITKEEAVLRVEADQLGQLMHRRIDPKAKLQVIAKGLPASPGAASGQVVFDADEAEKMGLDGQKVILVRTETTPDDIHGIVQAQGVLTARGGMTSHAAVVARGMGKPAVTGCDAIKIDVENKRFFIGDLVIKEGDVISIDGSTGNVMLGEVPLIDPQLTGEFETILEWADSFRRLKVRANADTPEDARRAREFGAEGVGLCRTEHMFMQVDRLPVVQEMILAKTKEEREAALAKLLPMQQGDFYGILKAMEGLPVTIRLLDPPLHEFLPNIEELLVEVTRLQATGGDPKELEEKQALLREVRARHEFNPMLGHRGCRLGITYPEIYAMQARAIFQAVAQLVKEGVKVLPEVEIPLVIHVNELKRLHELVDKVAAEVKKETGVDFEYKVGTMIEMPRACATADEIAREAEFFSFGTNDLTQTTFGFSRDDAEGKFLHQYVDEKILKEDPFIVLDRDGVGKFMKMAVELGRSTNPRLEVGICGEHGGEPSSVEFCHQIGLNYVSCSPFRVPVARLAAAQAALKEKKGKLEQKGE